A single genomic interval of Drosophila virilis strain 15010-1051.87 chromosome 2, Dvir_AGI_RSII-ME, whole genome shotgun sequence harbors:
- the Cnx99A gene encoding calnexin isoform X2: MQQLNISRGRRAARALLLLMAASCLAAAATAAGAAEADIDDFDDDGIVEDVQEEPVDNLGEELVYESPVIEPKKFHFADHFDDVEASRKQWIKSQAKKDDIAEEIAKYDGIWNWEPPLRIVWPKDKGLVLKSKAKHAAISARLSKQFDFKANKPLVVQYEVTMQEGQECGGSYLKLLSSGKETEDLTTFNDKTPYTIMFGPDKCGNDVKMHFIFRHVNPINGTITEKHCNKPKNRLEEPFKDKLPHLYQLVVRPDNSFEIRLDHKIINEGSLLTDFKPPVNPPAEIDDPTDQKPTDWDEREKIPDPSAQKPDDWNDDAPPQIPDASASKPDGWLEDEPDMIPDPTATKPDDWDTEIDGEWEAPLVDNPLCEKAPGCGKWKAPLIANPEYKGKWRAPMIENPNYQGKWTPRKIPNPHFFEDLMPFKMTPISAVGLELWSMSNEILFDNLIITDDVNVARDFAANSFDIKRRYIDRESKTLWHRLMRHMNYKPGWWALYFLYLLIPASCYIFYLYRRSKEDSAATAAAAQAKKTDEAQPDDEPEPAADENESGEEVVDATAAPAQAAGDANKTDNSKSASPKKNKKSELDIKEQLKQQDEEPTQTEESTTKSARKRNVRKD; the protein is encoded by the exons ATGCAGCAGCTAAATATTAGCCGGGGCCGCCGAGCAGCGCgggcgttgctgttgctgatggcCGCCAGCTGCCTGGCGGCTGCTGCCACAGCAGCCGGCGCTGCTGAGGCGGACATCGACGACTTTGATGACGACGGGATCGTTGAAGATGTGCAG GAGGAGCCCGTTGACAATCTTGGCGAGGAGCTGGTCTACGAGAGTCCCGTAATTGAGCCGAAAAAGTTTCACTTTGCCGATCATTTCGATGATGTTGAGGCCTCGCGCAAACAATGGATCAAATCGCAGGCCAAAAAGGACGATATAGCCGAGGAGATAGCCAAATACGATGGCATCTGGAATTGGGAGCCACCGTTGCGCATTGTTTGGCCCAAGGATAAGGGTCTGGTGCTCAAATCGAAGGCCAAACACGCGGCCATTTCGGCGCGCCTCAGCAAACAGTTCGATTTCAAAGCGAACAAGCCGCTGGTGGTGCAATATGAGGTCACAATGCAG GAGGGTCAAGAGTGCGGCGGCTCGTACCTAAAGCTGCTGTCGTCGGGCAAGGAAACCGAAGATCTCACAACG TTCAATGACAAAACACCCTACACCATCATGTTTGGACCGGACAAGTGCGGCAACGATGTGAAAATGCACTTCATATTCCGTCATGTAAATCCAATTAACGGCACCATAACCGAGAAGCACTGTAACAAACCAAA GAATCGCTTGGAGGAGCCCTTCAAGGACAAGCTGCCCCATTTATATCAGCTGGTGGTGCGACCGGACAACAGCTTTGAGATACGTCTCGATCACAAGATCATCAATGAGGGCTCGCTGCTGACGGACTTTAAGCCGCCAGTCAATCCGCCCGCTGAGATTGATGATCCCACCGACCAGAAGCCAACCGATTGGGATGAGCGCGAGAAAATACCGGATCCGTCAGCACAAAAGCCCGACGATTGGAATGATGATGCACCGCCACAGATACCCGATGCCAGCGCCAGCAAGCCTGATGGCTGGCTGGAGGATGAGCCCGATATGATACCCGATCCAACAGCCACCAAGCCCGACGATTGGGATACCGAAATCGATGGCGAATGGGAGGCACCACTTGTCGACAATCCGTTGTGTGAAAAGGCGCCAGGCTGCGGCAAATGGAAGGCACCGCTCATAGCCAATCCCGAGTACAAGGGCAAGTGGCGTGCACCCATGATCGAGAATCCCAATTACCAGGGCAAATGGACGCCACGCAAGATACCCAATCCCCATTTCTTTGAGGATCTCATGCCATTCAAAATGACGCCCATT AGCGCTGTTGGCCTGGAACTGTGGTCCATGTCCAATGAAATACTCTTCGATAATCTCATCATTACGGACGATGTGAATGTGGCGCGCGACTTTGCCGCCAATAGCTTTGATATCAAACGTCGCTATATTGATCGCGAATCG AAAACTCTGTGGCATCGTCTGATGCGGCACATGAACTACAAGCCCGGCTGGTGGGCATTATATTTTCTCTATCTGCTGATACCCGCCAGCTGTTATATCTTCTATTTGTATCGACGCTCCAAAGAG GACTCGgctgccacagctgctgctgcacaagCCAAAAAAACGGATGAAGCACAGCCCGATGATGAGCCAGAGCCGGCTGCTGATGAGAACGAGAGCGGTGAGGAAGTGGTAGACGCGactgcggcaccagcgcaggCGGCTGGTGATGCCAACAAGACAGACAACTCAAAGTCTGCCAGTCCCAAGAAGAATAAAAAGTCTGAATTAGATATTAAAGAGCAGCTGAAGCAGCAGGATGAGGAGCCCACACAGACTGAG GAATCCACCACGAAATCTGCTCGCAAGCGCAATGTGCGCAAGGATTAG
- the Cnx99A gene encoding calnexin isoform X1, with protein MQQLNISRGRRAARALLLLMAASCLAAAATAAGAAEADIDDFDDDGIVEDVQEEPVDNLGEELVYESPVIEPKKFHFADHFDDVEASRKQWIKSQAKKDDIAEEIAKYDGIWNWEPPLRIVWPKDKGLVLKSKAKHAAISARLSKQFDFKANKPLVVQYEVTMQEGQECGGSYLKLLSSGKETEDLTTFNDKTPYTIMFGPDKCGNDVKMHFIFRHVNPINGTITEKHCNKPKNRLEEPFKDKLPHLYQLVVRPDNSFEIRLDHKIINEGSLLTDFKPPVNPPAEIDDPTDQKPTDWDEREKIPDPSAQKPDDWNDDAPPQIPDASASKPDGWLEDEPDMIPDPTATKPDDWDTEIDGEWEAPLVDNPLCEKAPGCGKWKAPLIANPEYKGKWRAPMIENPNYQGKWTPRKIPNPHFFEDLMPFKMTPISAVGLELWSMSNEILFDNLIITDDVNVARDFAANSFDIKRRYIDRESDSLVNKVLELAKAYPTAWGIGLVIFIALTVIGIYCRFGKAKSQDSAATAAAAQAKKTDEAQPDDEPEPAADENESGEEVVDATAAPAQAAGDANKTDNSKSASPKKNKKSELDIKEQLKQQDEEPTQTEESTTKSARKRNVRKD; from the exons ATGCAGCAGCTAAATATTAGCCGGGGCCGCCGAGCAGCGCgggcgttgctgttgctgatggcCGCCAGCTGCCTGGCGGCTGCTGCCACAGCAGCCGGCGCTGCTGAGGCGGACATCGACGACTTTGATGACGACGGGATCGTTGAAGATGTGCAG GAGGAGCCCGTTGACAATCTTGGCGAGGAGCTGGTCTACGAGAGTCCCGTAATTGAGCCGAAAAAGTTTCACTTTGCCGATCATTTCGATGATGTTGAGGCCTCGCGCAAACAATGGATCAAATCGCAGGCCAAAAAGGACGATATAGCCGAGGAGATAGCCAAATACGATGGCATCTGGAATTGGGAGCCACCGTTGCGCATTGTTTGGCCCAAGGATAAGGGTCTGGTGCTCAAATCGAAGGCCAAACACGCGGCCATTTCGGCGCGCCTCAGCAAACAGTTCGATTTCAAAGCGAACAAGCCGCTGGTGGTGCAATATGAGGTCACAATGCAG GAGGGTCAAGAGTGCGGCGGCTCGTACCTAAAGCTGCTGTCGTCGGGCAAGGAAACCGAAGATCTCACAACG TTCAATGACAAAACACCCTACACCATCATGTTTGGACCGGACAAGTGCGGCAACGATGTGAAAATGCACTTCATATTCCGTCATGTAAATCCAATTAACGGCACCATAACCGAGAAGCACTGTAACAAACCAAA GAATCGCTTGGAGGAGCCCTTCAAGGACAAGCTGCCCCATTTATATCAGCTGGTGGTGCGACCGGACAACAGCTTTGAGATACGTCTCGATCACAAGATCATCAATGAGGGCTCGCTGCTGACGGACTTTAAGCCGCCAGTCAATCCGCCCGCTGAGATTGATGATCCCACCGACCAGAAGCCAACCGATTGGGATGAGCGCGAGAAAATACCGGATCCGTCAGCACAAAAGCCCGACGATTGGAATGATGATGCACCGCCACAGATACCCGATGCCAGCGCCAGCAAGCCTGATGGCTGGCTGGAGGATGAGCCCGATATGATACCCGATCCAACAGCCACCAAGCCCGACGATTGGGATACCGAAATCGATGGCGAATGGGAGGCACCACTTGTCGACAATCCGTTGTGTGAAAAGGCGCCAGGCTGCGGCAAATGGAAGGCACCGCTCATAGCCAATCCCGAGTACAAGGGCAAGTGGCGTGCACCCATGATCGAGAATCCCAATTACCAGGGCAAATGGACGCCACGCAAGATACCCAATCCCCATTTCTTTGAGGATCTCATGCCATTCAAAATGACGCCCATT AGCGCTGTTGGCCTGGAACTGTGGTCCATGTCCAATGAAATACTCTTCGATAATCTCATCATTACGGACGATGTGAATGTGGCGCGCGACTTTGCCGCCAATAGCTTTGATATCAAACGTCGCTATATTGATCGCGAATCG GACTCATTGGTCAACAAGGTGCTTGAGCTAGCCAAGGCTTATCCCACGGCCTGGGGTATTGGCCTGGTCATATTCATAGCATTGACTGTAATCGGCATCTATTGTAGATTTGGCAAAGCTAAGAGTCAG GACTCGgctgccacagctgctgctgcacaagCCAAAAAAACGGATGAAGCACAGCCCGATGATGAGCCAGAGCCGGCTGCTGATGAGAACGAGAGCGGTGAGGAAGTGGTAGACGCGactgcggcaccagcgcaggCGGCTGGTGATGCCAACAAGACAGACAACTCAAAGTCTGCCAGTCCCAAGAAGAATAAAAAGTCTGAATTAGATATTAAAGAGCAGCTGAAGCAGCAGGATGAGGAGCCCACACAGACTGAG GAATCCACCACGAAATCTGCTCGCAAGCGCAATGTGCGCAAGGATTAG